A window of the Natrinema salifodinae genome harbors these coding sequences:
- a CDS encoding succinate dehydrogenase/fumarate reductase iron-sulfur subunit, which produces MSTQQAEPESQEAPKDPEMRGAESPVDEKEKEGGMIDQTAADESELEGETVHIKVFRYDPEVEGKQEPRFDDFHVPFEKGMTVLDAVMYARDEYDSSLTFRHSCRQAVCGSDAFFVNGKQRLGCKTQIADLEQPVRIEPLPHQEVVKDLVVDMDHFYDQMHTVEPYFQDEDTPAADDLEEQRQSPENREKIKMSSRCIWCGACMSSCNIAAGDNEYLGPAAINKAYKFAMDDREGEEIKEHRLRILEQEHGVWRCQTQFSCTEVCPKDIPLTEHIQELKREAVKKNLKFW; this is translated from the coding sequence ATGAGCACGCAACAAGCCGAACCCGAGAGCCAGGAAGCACCGAAAGACCCGGAGATGCGAGGCGCGGAGTCGCCGGTCGACGAAAAGGAAAAAGAAGGCGGCATGATCGACCAGACGGCCGCCGACGAGTCGGAACTCGAGGGGGAGACGGTTCACATCAAAGTGTTCCGCTACGACCCCGAAGTCGAGGGCAAGCAGGAACCCCGCTTCGACGACTTCCACGTCCCCTTCGAGAAGGGGATGACCGTCCTCGACGCGGTCATGTACGCCCGCGACGAGTACGACTCCTCGCTGACCTTCCGTCACTCCTGTCGTCAGGCCGTCTGTGGCTCCGACGCCTTCTTCGTCAACGGCAAGCAGCGACTGGGCTGTAAGACCCAGATCGCCGACTTAGAGCAGCCGGTCCGCATCGAGCCGCTGCCCCACCAGGAGGTCGTCAAGGACCTGGTCGTCGATATGGACCACTTCTACGACCAGATGCACACGGTCGAGCCGTACTTCCAGGACGAGGACACGCCCGCCGCGGACGACCTAGAAGAGCAGCGCCAGAGCCCCGAGAACCGCGAGAAGATCAAGATGTCCTCGCGGTGTATCTGGTGTGGCGCCTGCATGTCCTCGTGTAACATCGCGGCCGGGGACAACGAGTACCTCGGCCCGGCGGCCATCAACAAGGCCTACAAGTTCGCGATGGACGACCGCGAGGGCGAGGAGATCAAGGAGCACCGACTCCGCATCTTGGAGCAGGAACACGGCGTCTGGCGGTGCCAGACCCAGTTCTCTTGTACCGAGGTGTGCCCGAAGGACATTCCGCTGACCGAGCACATTCAGGAGCTCAAGCGGGAAGCAGTCAAGAAGAACCTGAAGTTCTGGTAA
- a CDS encoding FAD-binding protein yields the protein MYEHDVIVVGAGGAGLRAAIAAHEAGADTAIVSKLHPVRSHTGAAEGGINAALQEGDDWELHAYDTMKGSDYLGDAPAVETLAKNAPEETMNLEHWGMPFSREEDGRVSQRPFGGLSYPRTTYAGAETGHHLLHTMYEQVVKRGIQVYDEWYVMDLATTDESDPKDRECHGIVAYDVQSGKVEGFKANNGVVLATGGPGQAFDHTTNAVSCTGDGHAMAYRAGAPLEDMEFIQFHPTSLPSTGVLISEGVRGEGGILYNSEGERFMFEHGYANNSGELASRDVVARAELTEVQEGRGVDDEYVHLDMRHLGEERIMDRLENILHLAEDFEGVDGLVEPMPVKPGQHYAMGGIEVDEDGQTCVSGLYAAGECACVSVHGGNRLGGNALPELIVFGKRAGRHAAGEDLGEPEIRTGYGDDVEDETETELPVQPGEAGLDTTGGVAADGGVTADAEGLLERAVEQQRERVDTLMDRDSGVQHAEIRQKLQNAMTDYVNVFRTEDGVKKALEIIRECREEYQNVYVDDPSRTFNTDLQQTIETRNLIDVAESIALGALVRDEFRGAHWRQEHQERKDEEWLKHTLISWNNGDPDIFYRPVILEGENKTYEPKERSY from the coding sequence ATGTACGAACACGACGTCATCGTGGTCGGCGCCGGCGGCGCCGGCCTCCGGGCCGCAATCGCAGCGCACGAGGCGGGCGCCGACACGGCGATCGTCTCGAAGCTCCACCCAGTCCGCAGCCACACCGGCGCGGCCGAGGGCGGCATCAACGCCGCCCTCCAGGAAGGCGACGACTGGGAGCTCCACGCCTACGACACCATGAAGGGGTCGGACTACCTCGGCGACGCGCCGGCGGTCGAGACCCTCGCCAAGAACGCCCCCGAGGAGACGATGAACCTCGAACACTGGGGGATGCCGTTCTCTCGCGAGGAGGACGGCCGCGTCTCCCAGCGGCCGTTCGGCGGCCTCTCGTACCCGCGGACCACCTACGCGGGCGCCGAGACGGGCCACCACCTGCTGCACACGATGTACGAGCAGGTCGTCAAGCGCGGCATCCAGGTCTACGACGAGTGGTACGTCATGGACCTGGCGACGACCGACGAATCCGACCCCAAGGACCGCGAGTGCCATGGAATCGTCGCCTACGACGTCCAGTCCGGCAAGGTTGAAGGCTTCAAGGCGAACAACGGCGTCGTCCTCGCGACCGGCGGCCCCGGCCAGGCCTTCGACCACACGACCAACGCCGTCTCCTGTACCGGCGACGGGCACGCGATGGCATATCGTGCAGGCGCGCCGCTGGAGGACATGGAGTTTATCCAGTTCCATCCGACCTCCCTCCCCTCGACCGGCGTCCTCATCTCTGAGGGCGTCCGCGGCGAGGGCGGCATCCTCTACAACAGCGAGGGCGAGCGGTTCATGTTCGAGCACGGCTACGCGAACAACTCCGGCGAGCTCGCCTCCCGCGACGTCGTCGCCCGTGCCGAACTGACCGAGGTTCAGGAAGGACGCGGCGTCGACGACGAGTACGTCCACCTCGACATGCGCCACTTAGGCGAGGAGCGCATCATGGACCGCCTCGAGAACATCCTCCACCTCGCCGAGGACTTCGAGGGCGTCGACGGCCTGGTCGAACCGATGCCGGTCAAGCCCGGTCAGCACTACGCCATGGGCGGCATCGAGGTCGACGAGGACGGACAGACCTGCGTCAGCGGCCTCTACGCGGCTGGTGAGTGCGCTTGCGTCTCCGTCCACGGCGGCAACCGTCTCGGCGGGAACGCGCTGCCCGAACTGATCGTCTTCGGCAAGCGCGCCGGTCGCCACGCCGCCGGCGAGGACCTCGGCGAGCCCGAGATCCGGACCGGCTACGGCGACGACGTCGAGGACGAGACCGAAACCGAGCTTCCGGTCCAGCCTGGCGAAGCCGGACTGGACACGACCGGCGGGGTCGCGGCGGACGGCGGCGTCACCGCCGACGCCGAGGGCCTCCTCGAGCGCGCCGTCGAACAGCAACGCGAGCGCGTCGACACGCTGATGGACCGGGACAGCGGCGTCCAGCACGCCGAGATCCGCCAGAAGCTCCAGAACGCGATGACCGACTACGTGAACGTCTTCCGGACGGAAGACGGCGTCAAGAAGGCCCTGGAGATCATCCGCGAGTGTCGCGAGGAGTACCAGAACGTCTACGTCGACGATCCGTCGCGGACGTTCAACACCGACCTCCAACAAACCATCGAGACGCGTAACCTGATCGACGTCGCCGAGTCGATCGCGCTCGGCGCGCTCGTCCGCGACGAGTTCCGCGGCGCCCACTGGCGTCAGGAACATCAGGAACGCAAGGACGAGGAGTGGCTCAAGCACACGCTGATCTCCTGGAACAACGGTGATCCGGATATCTTCTACCGTCCGGTCATCCTCGAGGGCGAGAACAAGACCTACGAGCCGAAAGAGCGCAGTTACTAA
- a CDS encoding XapX domain-containing protein: MSTPITVLALLTGLLTGALFRFLNIPIPAPPELPGIMGIIGIYIGYKVIGYAGVSIDLFDALGL; this comes from the coding sequence ATGTCGACGCCAATCACCGTTCTCGCGTTGTTGACCGGGTTGCTGACTGGCGCTCTGTTCCGGTTTCTCAATATTCCGATTCCCGCGCCGCCCGAACTCCCCGGTATCATGGGGATTATCGGGATCTACATCGGCTACAAGGTAATCGGGTACGCCGGCGTCAGCATCGATCTCTTCGACGCGCTCGGGCTGTAG
- a CDS encoding helix-turn-helix domain-containing protein, translated as MTASATTDLDVSMPTDLDSARAKLVYLYLAAGGGATADDLCADLAIKKGTVLSITGTLRDRGLLKRRDGRYELA; from the coding sequence ATGACCGCATCTGCGACGACGGATCTCGACGTGTCGATGCCGACCGATCTCGACTCCGCGCGAGCGAAGTTGGTCTACCTCTATCTCGCCGCCGGCGGCGGTGCGACCGCCGACGATCTCTGCGCCGACCTGGCGATCAAGAAGGGAACGGTCCTCTCGATTACCGGCACGCTCCGTGATCGCGGCCTCCTGAAGCGCCGTGACGGGCGGTACGAACTCGCGTAA
- a CDS encoding HD domain-containing protein — translation MSDSAAEEETRRVYSPDEEHSFPDEKLNRVLAFIDEDEEITTYLEAQNINAVDRMRYNDHGSKHIEIVRNRALCLYDLLKAGNVDFNGARQQGLDEADESVIIALAATLHDVGHVVHRDQHAYYSIPLAADILDRILPEFYDVAESVRMKGEILHAILCHHRSETPLTTEAGVIRVADALDMESGRSRIPYEHGGRGINTLSSQAISRVSLQQGDSSPVLVEIAMTNAAGVYQVDNLLKAKLEGSGLEDEIRIVAVNTNETREQLVERIEL, via the coding sequence ATGAGCGATTCTGCCGCCGAAGAGGAGACCCGCCGCGTCTACTCTCCCGACGAGGAACATAGCTTTCCCGACGAGAAACTGAACCGCGTTCTTGCCTTTATCGATGAGGACGAGGAGATCACCACCTATCTCGAGGCCCAGAACATCAACGCGGTCGATCGGATGCGGTACAACGATCACGGCTCGAAACACATCGAAATCGTCCGCAACCGGGCGCTGTGTCTCTACGACCTGCTGAAGGCCGGCAACGTCGACTTCAACGGCGCGCGCCAACAGGGCTTGGACGAGGCGGACGAATCGGTTATCATCGCGCTCGCCGCGACCCTGCACGACGTCGGCCACGTCGTCCACCGCGATCAACACGCCTACTACTCGATCCCGCTGGCCGCCGACATCCTCGATCGGATCCTCCCCGAGTTCTACGACGTCGCCGAATCCGTCCGGATGAAAGGCGAGATTCTCCACGCGATCCTCTGTCACCACCGGTCCGAGACGCCGCTGACGACCGAAGCCGGCGTCATCCGCGTCGCCGACGCCCTCGACATGGAGAGCGGGCGCTCGCGGATCCCCTACGAGCACGGCGGTCGCGGCATCAACACGCTCTCGAGCCAGGCGATCAGTCGCGTCTCGCTCCAGCAGGGCGACAGCAGCCCCGTCTTGGTCGAAATCGCTATGACGAACGCCGCCGGCGTCTACCAGGTCGATAACTTACTGAAAGCGAAGCTCGAGGGCTCCGGGCTCGAAGACGAGATCCGAATCGTCGCGGTCAACACCAACGAAACCCGCGAACAGCTGGTCGAGCGGATCGAACTCTGA
- a CDS encoding redoxin domain-containing protein, with protein MAATGDAAPDFTAPLANGDIEEFTLSERLDDEAPVVLAFFPGAFTSVCTEEMCTFQDRLAAFDDLDATVYGVSRDSPFTLNEFRAQNDLEFGLISDLNKELIEDYDIEMDFDDLGVYGVAKRSVFVVDGDGEIAYSWVSDDPGVEPEYDEVEAAVEELA; from the coding sequence ATGGCAGCTACCGGAGACGCCGCACCCGACTTCACCGCACCGCTCGCAAACGGCGACATCGAGGAGTTCACCCTCTCGGAACGCCTCGACGACGAGGCGCCGGTCGTCCTCGCCTTCTTCCCGGGCGCGTTCACCAGCGTCTGTACGGAAGAGATGTGCACGTTCCAGGATCGCCTGGCCGCCTTCGACGACCTCGACGCCACGGTCTACGGCGTCAGCCGCGACTCGCCGTTCACGCTCAACGAGTTCCGCGCGCAGAACGACCTCGAGTTCGGTCTCATCAGCGACCTCAACAAGGAACTCATCGAGGACTACGACATCGAGATGGACTTCGACGATCTGGGCGTCTACGGCGTCGCCAAGCGGTCGGTGTTCGTCGTCGACGGCGACGGCGAGATCGCCTACTCGTGGGTCAGCGACGACCCGGGCGTCGAACCCGAGTACGACGAGGTCGAGGCCGCCGTCGAAGAACTCGCTTGA
- the tatA gene encoding twin-arginine translocase TatA/TatE family subunit — MAIETAPLFIPGGMGPPELAIILIIAILLFGANKIPKLARSTGEAMGEFQKGREKVESELEEMRESGDYEGEEEFSEDEDFVDTEPVTNEEDTTAEAGAETETETN, encoded by the coding sequence ATGGCAATCGAAACCGCACCGCTGTTCATCCCCGGCGGCATGGGGCCACCGGAGCTCGCGATTATCCTCATCATCGCGATTTTGCTCTTCGGAGCCAATAAGATCCCGAAGCTGGCTCGCTCGACCGGCGAGGCGATGGGTGAATTCCAGAAGGGGCGCGAAAAGGTCGAATCGGAACTCGAAGAGATGCGCGAATCCGGCGACTACGAGGGCGAAGAGGAGTTCAGTGAGGACGAGGACTTCGTCGACACGGAACCCGTCACCAATGAGGAGGACACGACCGCCGAAGCCGGCGCCGAAACCGAGACGGAAACCAACTGA
- a CDS encoding helix-turn-helix domain-containing protein, protein MISAKLRIQLPEGLWVSQISRTFPRATFRLLSGYRVEDTALELGETITDQPKDVVTEIYDHPSIETYELLESDERRALVKYETTDTALYDFVETLSVTIEFPIIVRDGWYEFDLTGTREELDRLQELLDASPLSYELLSLVRSQEADNLLTDRQREVLETAVRAGYFEIPRECTLSELADSLEIDKSTASTILRRGEARLIKSFVSGPD, encoded by the coding sequence ATGATTAGCGCGAAGTTGCGGATACAACTCCCAGAAGGCCTCTGGGTCTCCCAGATTTCCAGAACGTTCCCTCGGGCGACGTTCAGACTCCTGTCAGGGTACCGGGTTGAGGACACGGCGCTGGAGCTCGGTGAAACGATCACCGATCAGCCGAAAGACGTTGTCACGGAGATATACGATCACCCCTCGATAGAAACCTACGAACTGCTGGAATCGGACGAGCGGCGCGCGCTCGTGAAATACGAGACGACGGATACTGCCCTGTACGACTTCGTTGAGACGTTATCGGTAACCATCGAGTTCCCGATTATCGTGCGTGACGGCTGGTACGAATTTGACCTGACGGGTACACGTGAAGAACTTGATCGACTCCAAGAGTTGCTGGACGCCTCACCGCTATCCTACGAACTCCTCTCACTCGTTCGGTCGCAGGAAGCGGACAACCTATTGACCGACCGCCAGCGGGAAGTCCTCGAAACGGCGGTTCGAGCGGGATATTTCGAGATTCCTCGGGAATGTACACTCTCGGAACTGGCCGACTCGCTCGAGATCGACAAATCGACAGCGAGCACCATCCTTCGTCGAGGTGAAGCACGGCTCATCAAGTCGTTCGTCAGCGGTCCC